TGTTGTCTATGCCTCCGTGTCCAGATAGATTGAAGATGACCGTCTTGTTTTTTCTTGGTTGGGTTATCAGAGGAAAGCTGAAGGATGATGGACATTTAGACATCTTCATATTAAGGATGATGGACGATTTAGATGCTTGCAGATCATTTCCATGGGGTTGTCTAACATTTGAGGATGCAATAAAGGAGATTAAGCACATGATGAACCATCTGAAGGGTGAAGTGAAAGAGTGTTTCATAATTCCTTTAGAGGTAAAGCATATAGTTTAGTAGATTTTTAGTTGTTATATAATTGAAATCTGACACTGTGACAATGGATATACTAGGTTCTGGCTTTTGAGTGTATTCTGGATCTGGAGAAAACGTTTAGAATCTATTCAGACGATGCTAGTGAAGACTGTCCAAGGATGTACACGAGCCGGTTTACAAAGTCCAGTGTTAGGGGTTATCCTTTGGAAGACATATATGCTGCGGTTGGGGACACAAAGGTACATGTATATAGTTATAGTAGAAGCTAGTAGAACTGATAATTTAACTGATCTaacttattgttttattttaaggtTATCAATAGTGTGTTAGTTCCAACTATTGGTGAGCAAATTAT
The nucleotide sequence above comes from Brassica napus cultivar Da-Ae chromosome A9, Da-Ae, whole genome shotgun sequence. Encoded proteins:
- the LOC125578076 gene encoding uncharacterized protein At3g43530-like, with the protein product MLSMPPCPDRLKMTVLFFLGWVIRGKLKDDGHLDIFILRMMDDLDACRSFPWGCLTFEDAIKEIKHMMNHLKGEVKECFIIPLEVLAFECILDLEKTFRIYSDDASEDCPRMYTSRFTKSSVRGYPLEDIYAAVGDTKVINSVLVPTIGEQIMLARIIDEEREYDRQGSPKLYELDQAARGVLPKKKDKEKVTFAEGSSSNSSLDSRLQGMEERILEFMGEGFVGLHVTMETKLESLGSRMSDIKKNQRLLRRRTKKIEDMLTSIESKMEPSPDEDMDFRQWDCNTHEEKDKANVEQEAARKK